The sequence below is a genomic window from Neodiprion pinetum isolate iyNeoPine1 chromosome 7, iyNeoPine1.2, whole genome shotgun sequence.
AATATTATCTTTATCTCGTCATTATCTGTCTTGCTACCATCGACCAATACGATCCTAGAATTATCAGGGCTGAATAACATTTTGTGCGCTTTGTGCACAGGCAAATTTGAGGTCTCGTATCGTGAGAGAACAGGGTCGTTATTCACTACATCAAAGTTGAAAATCCTGATGTAAGAGTTCGTTGAGTAAGCTATCATTTTTGAGTCTTTAGTTATGGCGTACGATATTATGCTTTCACTAGCCTTTGTTCTTAGCTGTAGTAAATTGATCGGCTCTTCTTCGAGCTGATGTATTGTGCCAGGTTGAAAATTCTGCTGCGACTTTCTACTAATCGATCCAAGTTTCCATAGTTCGAGGTAGTTGCTGTACCTCAATAGTATGCACCTTGACATTTCACTTATCAGGACACAGGGGGACTGTAAAATGGGTGGATACTTTATCATAGTTTTTGGTGGGTATGTAGACTGTACCAAGTGCCCGTCGACGCCGGCTGAATAGAGTTTACCGTTTGATTCTACCAACGCTCTGACGTCGTGTTCATGTAGCCGCCTTTCGATACCTTTCACCCATCTGCCGCTAGACTTGATAGTGATTTTTGAGTAGGTGCAAACGGTGGGATCTACACCTGCACAGTAAACAGTGTTCATGTCACTGCTCATAGCGACCGCGAGAATGTCGGCAGTGTGACTTTGGTGAGACTCTATCAACGTTCCCATGTTTGGATCCCAGAATGAAAGAATCCCCCTGGAATCTCCGGACACAACAACATTGTCATTGGTCACAGCCAGGCACCAGACGATTGTTTCCTTGTTCGCCTCTTTCCTAGATGTCGTCATTCTGTGAACAGCGTGACCTGAAACTGCATTCCATATTCTAACTGTATCGATGGACCCAGTGAATATCATTTGCTCCGTAATGTCCCACTTTATGCATAATATTCGACCCTCTTGTTTGTCGAATATTTTATCGTATATCAGGTAGTCATCTGTCACATTGAATGTGTTTATATAACCATCCTCTGTCCCAACTGCTATCTGTGTTTTCGATTTATTCACGTCCATGCACCATGCTGCTCCGCCGGTCACTGCTACCTCGTATTTTGGCGCCAAACTTCCCAGGTCGTATTCTATTACCATTCCTACTAGGCCCGTTGAGAACAGCCTGTTGCTCACCCATAATACAGTCTCTACCGAACTTTCCGGGTGACCAAATATCGTCCTTTCTAAGAACGGCGCCTCTTTTACATTCCATATTTCAATCGAGTTGTCGCTTCTGAAAATATGATTTTGTGTGTTTAAAGTTAGCAAGATACATTTATCAATTGAGCCTGATTCGCCAGCTTTCTTATCTCTAAACAGCCTTCTCTAAAATATACACATCAGTTTTTAACGCAATTCCTATTGATTgcctttcaattttctttcagatATCAAATATTCAATAGATGGACTGGTACGTTAATATTAAATATGTTGAACATATTTTATATCCCATAGGTGGAAATGAAATGTATTAAAGCTGGTAATAATAaacagtaaataaataataatgatattacTTAACGATATTATCATTCGAATAATTTAGTAGATTTCAAAACCGGCAGTTCGAAATAGAGTTGGGAATGTctaagaaaaattaaacccGTGATTTGTTATTCGACGTTTTGttcaacaaataaaaatgtaaatacgCATGGGGCTAACCTGCAAAGAACCAGATGACCATGTTTCGGTTCGTAACACAAACAGATGATGGCTTTGGGCTCAAGATTGTATAGCTTAAAATTGTGTATCTTACAGGTTGACATATTTACATCGGACCGACGGTCAACAGTTgttaaattagaaaaaagtaCTTAACAACTTTCCTCAAACATGTCGCTTATAACCATTAGCTAGCGTCACCGAACTACACGTGCTTTGCTAGATTGACGTCCATAAACACTACGCATCTTACATAGCGGTAAGATATCTTATACATCTTACCGCTATCTTACATAGCAGTTGACTCGATCGGACAAACCGTTGTTCAAAAAACAttctaaataaatattgtaataaatactgtaaaacatttctttctcatgatttatttctaaaaattgaaCCTTCCTATGGTTCGTTTCGTCGTCAAGTTTTGCTTAATTAATAAACTGAAACTGCCAGTAATACATCTGTTCTTAATTATCGCAACGCTCTCATATTCCGTACATACTCTATGGTCAAAGAATAGTTTTCGGTTTATGTGCATACACACGCATACTTTTTacttttgacaatttttctcctagttaatcgaataaatttttattcgaaatttgataCATTCGGGAGCGAAGGCGTGCAATGATCATACGGATAAAAAAGTTAGCAACAATTAAGGAAGTACTTTCCATTCGCTAACTTGTATACCCAGTGACCATATTCGTTATTAACACATTCGAATTATTTAGGAGCACGTGATTTCTGGCAATTctcaataatttaaaatataatGACCGATCAGTAAACGTGGAAGTGAAGCAGTGTTCTCTTTGAAAACACATCACTTTTTTAACTCTACTTTCAGAGATGGCGAGGATACGAACGAATGGGCCATTATTGAGCTTCAAGGGGACCTGGAGTCACGTACGAATCAGTCTTTGAACGATCAATTCATTGGTGACCTACATTACACAAAGACTGGAACTCCAATATTGATAGTGGGTCATCATATATTGTATGGTAAAGAGGCGTCTCTAGATAAGCCATTTGcagtgttggaaaaaattcattacaatGAAAACGATCAAGTAGTGGATAAGAGTATGTCCGACTCTAGAACTCGGACAGAGTACACCGTCAGAgctattgttaaaaaaaaattagtgttTCGGGTCAGACCCAAGCCAATAATTGCTAATGTACCAAAAATGGTATAGTAATTTACATCACCAgcataaaatttgaaacaggtGAAAAGGAACAAAGGTGTGGGCATAATTTTCTACAACATTGATAGGTTGATGACAGATGAAGAAAGTTACAtatgatattaattattactaaaaaatttgtatttcaatACAGAGGAATTGTACCTTGAAATTGATCCATTTACAAAAGACAATATTATAACTTAATCCCTTAGTTTAATTAATCCTTCATTTctccttcttcgtcttcttcttctacccCTCGGATATACATCACATTGTTACACCTTATCAGAACCTCTCCTAGGCTTCCGGTGCAATTGCCATCGACGTGTTCTTCTGTATTGGCGAGCTGTAAATTCATGTAACCGTCGACTGACACCAAGTAGCCTTTGTACTCATGGCCCCACTTTAGTTTTACCATAACTGGCTTACCCGTTAATCCGTTAAGGAAGGGTTTCGGGTTTATGGGCATTGCTGCTGCCATTGTGGTAATTTTATATTAAAGGTCTGATGAGGAGGATCTGTAATCGTATACAATTGGTTATAATTCGAACAAAGATATTATAATGCATCGGTTAGGTTAAGATGTGAACAAttaggaaaataaatatagaaaataGTCAATTAAATAGTCcgaattaaatgaataaaataagcatTATTGATCGCTTTGAACTATTGAAAGACTCACGTGTTTATTTTGTATTACGAAATTGATTTCGATTCACGTTGATTGCCGGTGACGCTTTATAACcaacaaaaaacaaacccTGGCCAACCAAACGCAGATGAAACACGCACGGCGGATTTGCAAACCGAGTTACGAAGTCACGTCATCATCTCACTAGCGATATTGCGGCTCATGGAAACTAACCCTTAGAGTAGCATgaagaattatttaaaaaaaaatagttatgTTAAATTgtctaaaaatttcacgattccTTATTTCGATTCACAATGGCAACGCTTTATAGCCAACAAAATACAAATGCCGGTTAACCAAACGCAGATGATAGACTTACGGAAAATTTGCTAACCCCGCGTTCAGTAGGTCACATGATCATCTTTCTGGCGACATTTTGACTCATGGAAACCGACCCTTAgagtagaataaaaaaagtaatcaaGTTGGCTTGTCTGAAAGTTTTTCTTTGTCCATGGCATATTATTGGTTGGTTTTTGGAGAGTGTCGCCTCGCCAGTGTCGCGAATATAACTAAACAGAACGTGTATAACGTTGCGAGGTGATTGGGCGAATATTGGTGAGTTGTACCGTATTTATCATACCGAAAGTGACATTTgtgtttgatttatttttaataaatttatcctACGAAATCGGGTTCGATCATAAACTTCGCTCATTGGTTCGTATCATACTttgtaattattcatttaactTCCATTGTTACTTTCCAAGCTCTGTATATACACCCACCGACTTACGCGTATGGTTATGGTTTATCTCTTAATTTGATATCTGGGACGCCAAAATTCCTTACATGGCTGGCTGCTCCATTTAAGGCATATTTCAACATCTCGTACACCATACTTGTTTATTCACTATTTACCTGCTTCGTAACCTTTCTCTGTCCTGTCGTATTTCATCTGTctctataatttatttatttcttataatttaCAATTCTTCTCTACTGTACAAAACAGATTCGTTACTTTTCACGTATATTTTACCAACATACTAAACAACATTCACTGATCGTAACCTAGCTAATCACGATCGGTGACACAAAATCAGACTCAATTTCTTCGTACACTGCAGCGacaaattgttaaattttatgGCTAAATTCTTTTCTATTCCCCAACTGATGGCTTCAAAAATAAAGCACAACAATAGTCTATCAAGTTAATGTAAACAAAACAATCAAAATCTACACCTGGAACATTAAAATTATCCAGCATTCATGGAGATCTTTCACCACATTCgtggcaaaaataaaaatcgcgCAGTTTTTTCATCTATTAAGTAATTCACAAAAAATGCGATCAGCTGAAATCGATTTCGCCTTAAAAACAGATAATCGAGTGGATGTATCCATATAATTCAAAGTTTGGCCAAGCGTTTTGATCGCGCTGTAGACCTATGATTCCAAAAATTATGACATCGACAAAGGATTTTCTAATGGGtgccatttttatttcttataatGCATTATGGACAATTTGAACTAACTAAAAAACCAAATacaagcaaattttttatattgatCTTAAGATTAAGAATGAAAACGATAGATAATCTTTGCCAGTAAAGTATTGCAGTGTACAAAAGCATTGAATCATGTCTCttgtttcaaactttttctcacACCAATTTCTTTGCAGAGTGTTGCCTGACCCAAGCTAGAACACAGTCGTCATCGACTCAAGCTAGGTAAGTGGACAAAATTGTAAGAAATATGATACCGAGAAACCAGGATAATCATAGCAGCCTATCCTCAATTTAATGATGTTGTGAATTATTACTATTGCTGAACAAATCGATAATGTATCAACGCGCTATGTAGGAACGGAAAATTGTCTTAAGCGATTAGTGTTTCAGCAGTTTGGTCAACAATATTACAGTTTTTAGGCCCCTTCCTACCTGTTCTGttacttttatttaattatttatttatttattttttccgacGTAGTATgatttcttcaaagtttggtGTCAACTCATATATGTAACTATAGTAATGGATTCACTTTGAACCCTGACCACAAACactgataatatttttctataacGGCCGAGCTAAGAATGAGAGAGTATTTATTGATTCctgaaataatattatctgATGTATACAATGTTTTGTCAATCTATTATCTGGTATCTGAGTCATAGAAGTTCTTCAGTTACAATCATACGTACTTTAGGCACAGATACAGAAATACAGATTGAGCTCGGGCATGATACTTTAGGCGGATTTGATCAGGCAATTACCTGGACAAAAATACCATTACAAAAACCATGGACTCTTAACAATTTTaagtaaatatgaaaaacatcCCATGATGCGTTGGCAGCAATTTGACCAATTCCAACACTATtctgctatttttttttcattgataatCATAATCGAGTGTGCGGCATGACATCTTAATTAGAGTTTAGATagactttggaatttttcgtGAGCCGAGAGTTGCGATTAATTTGGATGTAATATCACTGAAGAGAAACTCTGACTTCAAAGATCAATTACGATGTCTATGTTAATTGCAAAAGCAGAAATAACTGATAGAAATAATTTAGTTTTAAGCTAGAGTCTTGTAGACTTGACAAACGATTGTAGTAATATACTGCTGATATGTGAGCAGTTACGTTGCTGGTAACAAATACTCAGAATTTTACTTTGATGCGTTTTCTATTGTGACCGTTGAGCTGTGAAGTGATTTAATTCGGATTTTTGGGCGTACATTAATGTCACCTAGTCGACGTCACGCGATTTTCATAGTTATCAGATAATAAATGGAATTTTGTAGAAGCAGTTAAAACCCATAGTTATATCAGACCATTCTGTATGATGTCTAGAAACGTTCGTTTTGGAATTTCAttgatcggttaatttttataattggaGAATTTGGTCAAGGTTGATTTGGgaaaacaatcaatttttgaactgaaattagtttgaaatattttacaccaAAGTCTAAGTGTTCCTCAAGGTTTCAATATCGTTCCGTGATCCTTTTgttattacaataaaaaaactttttctcagcTATTATGTGACGTAAGATGAGGTATTTATCAAGCTTTCTGTTTGTCTTGAACTACTTTTTAATCGAGGAGTTGTATCGTCTGTGAATGTTTCTGCAACATATGTCTCTTAAACGAAATGTGTTACCCTTTATTCCTTTtatctaacaataaattgtaaaaaacgaaaataatcaTAACGACACGCAAAGATGGTTTCATCTCTATTCAATGATCTTCTGCCGACGTACTGAACGATTTCTATTCACAATAGCAAAAAATTAGTTTATCCAATCAATCGTATGGATTGTCATCTGTCTCAGAGAATTTAGCATAACAGAATCAGTCTGTTCGTAGCCCAAGCAATAGTAATTAGAACGGAATAAATATCACAAGATTAACTCGCTCAAGCTGGCTTACTTTACTGCTGCTTTAATATAATCCCTCGATCGCTTACTCATCACAAGCTTAGCAGTCATTCACTCATTTTAATTAACAGCTTCACTTAATGCGTGTCGCATAGGTTCTTTTCAAGAGGATACATCGTCGTCTTATGCACATGTATGCATATTACGGAAAAGTATTTTACATATGCTTTTGCTCATTAAATATCTATctgttttaaacaaaaaaacaagttgATAAGGACCGTCAATCCAGGATAATACATGACATATTCTTACCTCTGAGTTCAAAGCCAATATAGATTTTACGATAACTAATAAATCAGGTTTGCATCATGCGATAGACGAAAATATCGCCTTGTGTTAAGAATTCTCCGATAATAGCTGTTATCTTCGCTAAGTCTCGTAGAATAAGATGTTGAGTCTACTTATTCTAATTTTGATTGCAAAAAGAAATGATGATGAAAATACGAcacattcttcattttttccaacttttataCTTTATTGTGCAAGTGTATTCGTTACCttctttctgtattttttgcTTATATCGTCTTCGGCATTTCTATTGTTTTTCTCAATTAACATAATTTACGGATATTATGAATGATTCAACCTATTCTCAGCGATACACGACTATTCATACTTCTGTAATAAACAAccagaaaatttattctatttaaCTAAGTTCTATTTTTTTAGTCTACTTTGATTTTGCTATATCATTCTGGTAAAAGTATTAGTTAAGCTCATCACATTTGTTGAAGatgacttgaaaaactaaaacAGATCTTTTGATAAGTAAGAAATATACGTTCGAGTGAATTCTTGACTTTTATTAAAATCTGTTCGTATATCCATTTTTTCTATGCTCACCTTGCGACACATTTAAGAAATTTATCCAACCGTGATTATAGGGTTTGTGTAAAACATATTATACGCCGAATTTCTTACCATACAACAATCTCCTCACACAAATATCTCTCTCACTATTCAAAATACACGAAAAATAGTAAATGACAAACGGTGCATCGCCCTGAAGGCTGCACAAGGTGAGTACATTCTCGTTGTCTTGTCAAAATACTTGCAATAAAGATGTTTTTCTGAATGTTTTTTACTTTCGAATGAAGTAAAAACGGTAGTCaaacaattcaatttcctTCCCTACTTGTCTACGGTTGAAtacgatatttgaaaaaattagaaagtAGGAAACTTGAACGACGCATGATTTACTGATTAGAATATTCCCCGACTCTAAAAGTGGATGAACTGTGACGTAGAAATTCGTGATTACATCGTTATGAAAAACAGATATTTGTTTGGGGAGACTGAAGGTGGTCATAATGCATGTGAATTATGTAAAACATGCGTCATATGTAAAAACACCTATGGGAGcgttaaaaagaaattatttcgatGTTTACAGTAGTGGAGTGCCTGAACAACAAAGAGAAGTTTTATGAGGAATAGAAGCTGAGATTTTGTTTACAAGAGAGATTATGGAGCGCGCAGAGCGATGGAGTTCCACTGCCAGTCCGCCTTCAATCTTAAGACTGCATTCCGTCTTACCGCAGACATTATCTTCTTGCATACCTTCGGTGTCTACCCACGCTCTGCTTGGGAACCTCGAACGTACAGCAGTTTACGTCCATGTGCCGCAAGTGTCGCTTAACAAATGTTCGATCTTGAAAAAACAGAACGACTATTACTCGGAAGCTAATTCCATGTATCGTCAAGCCCAACCGACAACGTCAATTTTGAAACACAAAACTTCCGACCACAATCAGACTGATCATAATCAATCTCATACATCCCACCCAGTGCCTGTCACTTTCTCACAGTCAGTCATGGATTTTTCATCCAAAAGGCACGGAATATTGAAGAAACGAAGCAGTTTAGATGAGAGCCAGATAATAAGACGCCGGAGCTGCTCCCCCGATGTATCGATAGCCAAAACAAGTTTCTCCGATTTCAAGCCGATATTGAAACATCAGAGAAGATCGTCTCTCGACGAAATAGTCAGGCGGGCACAGAGTCCAGATCCGCATCCTACTTCTATATTGAAACACAACGTATTGAGAGAGGGCGATCGCGCGTGTAATAATTTTGCTGGCGCTAACGAACCGCAGGGAATTTTGAAGAGAAAATCTTGGGCCAATATCAGTGAGATACATGCCGGACcccattttaacattgcaaaTTCTGTGCCAAAAACAACTGTCGGAGGATCGGACGTGGTTGAGATATCTGAAGTCAGACCTAtactgaagaaaaaacacaGCCGAGAGGATTCGCTCTCATGCGAATCTGTTTCGCTTGAACCGCGACCGATACTTAAGAAGAAGTCGAGTCTTGAATGCGAAGAATCAGATGAGAGACCAAAGAAAACGATACTTAAATCTCTGCAAAAACAATCACTCGATCGTTCGGGCTGCGATTCCGTCACAGCTGCACTTTCCCCAAAAAAGTTGTCAATGCTGAGAAACTGTTTGACACGATCTTTGTCCAGAGATTCGTGGGACTGTGATAACACTCGAccaattttaaaacaatataatttattcaaatgtgaTGAGGATGAGGTTTCAGCTCGCAAACGGGATGCGAACTGTGTTCATTTCAAGGATCTGTTCTTCAGAAAGAGAGCACAGTCCGTCGAACATGTTTATACATCGGATGGCGAGAGCGAGCTGTTGAGGATACTCAGCAAACGAAGATCGCTTGAATCAGTTTATTTCAATGACACACGACAGGAGAGATTCGGCTGCAAATTCCTATCCAAACGAATCTCCGACTTTCCTCAAAACTTCGTCTCGCCTCAGTGTAGAGAATCCTTACATGACGTACCTACaaccattttgaaaatacctGATAGGTATGTAACTTATACCAACTATACTTACGTATAGTATATTTGAATACCGTGGATAGTCAGTTGCTGTTgtgtaatttcatttcaaaaataatatttgttacttcatattttacaattagtttaGTCGTTGTATCAACAAAACTTCTCGTTGTGAAAGGATTGTTGACACTCGAATCATTAAACACGttttaaaaagaaatctgTCGTAGTTTCCACTATATTTAAAATCACATTAAAAATAacattgtaataattttattcctgCCTATACTGTCAGAttggaaaatgaattgaaagtTGGATTTATTCCAGGTCTTGAATGTCGTTAGGTGATACAAAACTGGATGCGTGAGGGATAGTCGTTGATAGCACGTTGTTCGTGGAATTAAACAACGAATTACCAAAATGGATGAAATTATGATGCGAAGAAAGGAAGTTTTGCCAGGATATAACTGTCTGATCAAGCGATCCATTGAAATGTCAGTTAGAAACACGTTCCACGTTTTCAGAGGGAAATTGTCCGTATTGGATTGGATATTGCTACCTGAATATCCATATTTGTAACGCAgtttatatgttttttttttacatttattctaCAATATATCAAGTGACACACCATATTATATCATTACGACATTTATATAATCTGTAATCTTTcatttcataaataaaaaataatgctaCATAAATTTGCTGTGAAAATTATATGAGGTACGAATTTGTGTTCCAAATTTCTCGATTCGTTAGTTTTTAATTACTGTCAAAGCGGTTGCAAATTTGCGAATAAATGATTGTGCACCTGTTAATTTCATTCGATATTCGACTAATGATTATAAAAATCgtaagaaaaaatcgattattctAGTGATCGAATAAGAAAACAACTTAATGTACCGTCGGCTGAATAATTTCTTCGCTATTGTAAATGTTAATGAACAATATTAATTCCTAAGTCCTATTTACTGTATATTACCCGCATCTGCTTTTCTAGACATCGATGTTACCATTTCGAtcctgttctttttttcaaactgacaGACTAATATCTGTAAACCTTTTGGCGTTGGCTGCTATCTGTGTTCCTACTGTTGTCTCCTTTTTTCTACGCTGCTTGGTGGCTATTTTACAACACTATTAATCGTTTACCGCGTATCTAATTGTTTTCCTTGAATCATATCAACACTTGGGGAAACCTTGGACCTTACCCTTTGCTTAAGATATTTAAGTACCCATGCTCCTGTACTAATAATGAGACCAGACAACAACAATACCTTTCCGAAACAAGTTTAGAACATAAACAGAGGCTTATCGTATGCAAACATAACGTTGAGTGTGACTCGTTCAttcgtatatatgtatatgtacagcATACAGAGTGACCAACGGTTTTCACTGATATagcacattttcaaaaaattttctgcataCGTTAGTGGGAATCTACCGTTACTAAACGTGTGTTTGTTAAAGTTTTGTCGTATGCTAGGTGGCCGACTTTGTGGTCAGAGATTCAAACCACATTCAATCGCGCTGAGAATCAGAGTCTGTGGTATTCAGCGTCTCACTTGGAgctaattgaaatttattctatCGTCATATTTGCATAATATTAACGCTGTGTAAGTTGGAATGTGAGGGCTGTATAGATACGCTGAAGCTTCTGCAATCGatgtaaaattcaataataGTGAAGCCaggctgaaattttttttggtcatcGTAATGTTGATCGCAGGTAACGATT
It includes:
- the l(3)72Dn gene encoding U3 small nucleolar RNA-associated protein 4 homolog, which gives rise to MSTCKIHNFKLYNLEPKAIICLCYEPKHGHLVLCRSDNSIEIWNVKEAPFLERTIFGHPESSVETVLWVSNRLFSTGLVGMVIEYDLGSLAPKYEVAVTGGAAWCMDVNKSKTQIAVGTEDGYINTFNVTDDYLIYDKIFDKQEGRILCIKWDITEQMIFTGSIDTVRIWNAVSGHAVHRMTTSRKEANKETIVWCLAVTNDNVVVSGDSRGILSFWDPNMGTLIESHQSHTADILAVAMSSDMNTVYCAGVDPTVCTYSKITIKSSGRWVKGIERRLHEHDVRALVESNGKLYSAGVDGHLVQSTYPPKTMIKYPPILQSPCVLISEMSRCILLRYSNYLELWKLGSISRKSQQNFQPGTIHQLEEEPINLLQLRTKASESIISYAITKDSKMIAYSTNSYIRIFNFDVVNNDPVLSRYETSNLPVHKAHKMLFSPDNSRIVLVDGSKTDNDEIKIIFMKNQAGSLNYEGTIPVGKELVDNINLICFSPDGVYLICADYQNNIAIYHVGKDLNIRAPKLWLLPRYKCPPTAMAVQENTLNLVIVYSDHKIVEYSITEKRYTQFSTNLEEKLPKQWLSRAIPISHITFDPRNENLIIMHDNTMICVVDKAKNLPNSGAKIFRLDNGDSMDNSNHETNSHSQGAFRIVKKYKNLVHLSWLVNDEMVAVELNPVKLTENLPPSLKQKRFGM
- the LOC124222988 gene encoding chromosome transmission fidelity protein 8 homolog, which gives rise to MIIRIKKDGEDTNEWAIIELQGDLESRTNQSLNDQFIGDLHYTKTGTPILIVGHHILYGKEASLDKPFAVLEKIHYNENDQVVDKSMSDSRTRTEYTVRAIVKKKLVFRVRPKPIIANVPKMV
- the SmF gene encoding small nuclear ribonucleoprotein F, whose protein sequence is MAAAMPINPKPFLNGLTGKPVMVKLKWGHEYKGYLVSVDGYMNLQLANTEEHVDGNCTGSLGEVLIRCNNVMYIRGVEEEDEEGEMKD